The sequence CCATGAATATCCGGTAAGTTTATTTgggctatatttttttatggagtAAACGTTTGCTTACTAGTCAGTGTTCAGAGTCCCATTAATATTCACACTACTGACGACTTTTATATCGATCTTAAAGAGGAAATGGAGATAAGACAAGGGGAGAACTATAGGTATATAACAATCTAGCCTTTGGGAACATTCAATACTTCTGaactaataagaaaaaaatactaaaatgtaaaaattatatctcaTTTTTAGGTTCAAAAAGTTTACCTGAACGAAGAACAGAAAGTAAATCGGAAAGGCGTTTCGATTCTGCAATCGCTTGTGGATCAGACGATACCTCTCTTCAAGCCACCGCTACTGTTGAATTCCttgcaaatgttttatttgattaccATAATTTACAGCATGTAAGTGTTATGTTTTTGATACTAAGTTTGGTAAATTCTTtgtaaggtatattttttgtaacggcTAGCATTCAAGGGCACTTTTGGCCTGCGATACTGCGCATTGAGACCTCAAATACTTCAAGAAACACGGCCagtatactatattattattgcctTAAACTACTGGTCTACTGATTTCCAGTGCTGCGGGTtatattacctttttattttacccTTCTGTCGGTGGATGGAATAACCTTATTTAAGGTAGAAATTAGAAGGTAGAAATTAGAAATTAGTAATTAGTAAAGTAGAAGGTAGAAATTAGTTCAAGTATTCTGTTGTTTTGTGttgtgttgttgttgttgtgtgtgtcaatgtttcttaatttatcaatatattttttcagcaACAACAGCCTGGTAATGTGGATGCCATTAATAGTAGACGCATTTGGGTCTGGAGTCCACGCTGAAGGGAAACAAGATTCTACAAGTCTATGTTCCATTATATCTAGCACGGAGGGAGGCAACAGTACCATACTTCACGTGAGGCCTTTTTAAACCACCCATAAGAATAATTGATGATTGGTTTATTGACGGCTATTAGGGGTTGAATATAGATGAAATTCTGAGTTCAATTTCAAGTAGgcgaatttagatttttttaattttctttttaatttgcatCCCACATAAAGAGGTAGCATTAAGCAAGCTGTTTGACCAAGCTATTTGAGGAAATATAAACGTCATGTTATTTACCTGTTAGTTCCTAAAACCAATCcatatttttatcttgcagagcTGTACTTCGTCAATAGAACTGAGCActttactatcaggtgtagcTCATGGTATTATTTTCTCTGGCGTCACGGTCTGCGTGTCTAAATTGGCTTCTAAGAAGAAGTATTTGCTGATAACCTTCCTGCTGATCACGATGCTGTCGACCCTGGGTGCAGTCTTCAACGAGAATAACGTCGTCAGTCTCGTGCTGTTTGTTGGCATGCTGATGACTAATTTATGCATGGGAATCCTGTTTACTTACTACGTGGATATGTTCCCCACTTCTTACCGGTagggttttattatgattatacaaACTGGGAAAGTGGATCATTTGAtggtaattattaataaatacgtacCCTGAACAGGAAAGAATGGGCGTGTTGCCAATTTTGTAGGGGAAATAGAGATCGGAAAgtaggtaagtatttatttcacgTGGATTTGTGAGATACATAATTGTCgaattaatagaataaaaaatacggtagatttttttaattgccgTTTCTTTGTATAAGGTTGGCTTGACCATTCAATTATTGTTTCAATGACGCGCAATGGTTTTTGGatataaaccatttttaatataagttgaTTACCTATTTCTAAATAAGCAACTTACTGTTtcctttattttgtaataaactgaCGTTTTTCCACAGTGGCATGGCTGCCTGTTTGGGGGTGATGGTGGCGAGACTAAGTGGCGTGGCGGGGGTCAATTTCTTAGGCTCCATGATTGTGACCCACTGTGCCATAACCTTCTACGCGTTTGGCGTTTATTTACTCAGTAAGTGATTTATTTTGAATCGTTAATATACgtttaaagacaatttatgactaaaaagaaaatttgactgcctcggtggcatagttgtattgcatgtccggtacaatagcgctctgaggtcctgggttcgaatcccgggtcgggcaaagtgatatttgggtttttctgctcagtatcagcccggagtctggaatttgtgcccgatatggcgataggctcgcccctatcacatcatgggacggaacatacttggcgaaaagtgggtgccctagttgcgcctctgcataccttcggggataaatgcgtgatgttatgtatgtatgtatgtaaaaatttacAACTTGGTTTATAAAGAAACGCATTTCTTCGTAAACTGATTAAGCCATAAAAGTTACTACTActgtaaaaactaaaatgtcaACTTTTACTTTTAGTCGAACAGGCAGTTTATAACAACAGAGTTTAGGGTActcgtacatacatacacaaataCATACAACTGATGAATGAAAAGACTGAGGGTCGTTCATCTAAAATACAGCGCCTGCCCGTAAATTATAGCAAATCtactttaaatgttatattgctatatatttttttcaggtgGTATAATAGTATCCTGTTTCCTGCCATGACACGTAAAAAGAACTCCATCAATTAAATTTGTTAGATAATATCatgttaattagtttataagtttgttacttgtattatattactttttgtttatatttcattttattaacagCGGTTTGCGctattttatcacggttttgaTTTTTGATTATTCTGATGAGCTTAACCTTGCGTATCAAGTAAAAgttaagtaagtacctacttaagACAAATACGAACTAAATTAATCgtaagaattaaattaatacatgcCTGGCTACTGtgaatatttcacaaataaaaacactgtGATAACAAATTAATGAGATATAACCAGTAATCATtggataaaatagtttttagatctttatttaaaatataaaatattagaaaataaaactacaataaacctaaaatttatttaatatcaccaGTCGTATGTCAACTAATAAGCGGTAACTCCGCGCTCGCCTTGCCCTTCAGTCTATCATCGAAATTCCTCGCGGGATCTCTCCGTCTACTCCAGTCGCGTCTCAGGAGTGCCAGTGAGTACACTAGGAGGGCGAGGCTGAGCAGGGCCGATGCTATTTCTAAACCTAATAATATCTGAGGTCCCGTCACGTATAGCAGAGTTAGGGAGTTTTTTGTAGCTGCTGGCAGTTCAGGGAGCGTCTGAAAAAGAAGAGTATTCTTTAAAAGGTTGGTTAGTAAGTAAGTGtccttattttgaaattatcttTACCACTTATGAAGAGCGACAATATCAAAAGAGTCACGGATACATTGTTAGTCATAAAGGGCCTTATAAGGACTGGGGATAGGGAATGGTTGTTAAGACCTACGGAAACTCATGCAATAGCaaggtataattttatgttagtttattTTGTGACTTGTGACTTAGTGGTACTATTCCGAGCCATTCATGCTGCATCAATACAGcgtatctttataaaatttatagcatACTCAAAGCTGGGAGTTGATTTAAGTGTGTGATCGATAGAGTATAGCCTCGTGCGTATAATAGCAATATCAGAAGCAAAATATGCAATGATCCTGTACTCACcaattttaaactcacttgcgGCAGCAGCATGTCTGAGAACTTGGCGAGGTCAGACATGTACCGTAGGTCACCTAGCAGCAGGTTTAGTTGGATGGATAGGGAGGTTTCCACTGTCAACCCGATTCGCTGCAAAATTAAAGTCATTGGATCGAATGGAAAGATCTTCAACTTTGAAACCGGTGAGATCCTAAATGCCCGTGTGTGTTATTTGTAAGTGCCAGTAAAAACGGTGGTTAATAAAACATGAGACACTGTATCACATGTGTTTCCTATATCTGGAACTAGATCCCCGAAGGCAAAGATAATCATATTAGGTAAGTGCCGGTTCGTAAGAATTTCTTTAGCTTCTCCTAAAGATTCCAGCCTAATGTCTTAGAAGCGGCTTGCGTCCTGCGTGTTCCTACGACATTTCCATAAGAACTATGTAAGCCAATATATCTTCTCACGCAAAGCCGATCCCTGTCAAGCGAGAAAAGAGCAGGAAATAACTTACAGGTTCTATCAGGATATAGCTGTCGTGTTTCTCCCTGTCAGGGTTTAATCCTTCGACACGTTTCTGGAATTCAGGATCTACATCCAATAAATGTGATTTTGTTAATGCTATTGGTAAACCTGGAACAATACAATtagtagttaattaaatattttattcattcaacctaaaaattagtgaaataagaCGATTATAAAACGACaactagtttttaattagaattatatacgacgttttaaaaaaaaaacttgtacaaaaattacttaatttctGCTAACatcattaataaaagaaatcttaAAACTCTTAAGGAATAATCTAGGATAATTTTCACACGAGcagaaataaaacaagtattataaaaaaccaaTAATAAGTATACAATAGAATTACGAGTCAAGTGTTTTTTCCCATTAAAATATTGGaatgaataaacatttaatatatgtTCCGTAGTTTGAAAATTCTAAGATGTAATAATAGCAAGGTAAGTAATTAGTTTGGGATGTATAATTTGAtttagttatgtatgtatgtaggtgtTTATAGATGTATAATGTCTaatgaatagtttttttttaataatctaattCTATATTTAAGCAAGTTATcagattaataatatcagccctgtattatatacttgcccactgctgagcacgggcctcctctactactgagagcgattaggccttagtccacctggcctagtgcggattggtagacttcacacaccttcgaaattcctatagagaacttctcagatgtgcaggttacctcacgatgttttccttcaccgttaaagcgaacgataaattcacacagaatacacacatgattttttagaaaagtcagaggtgtgtgcccttgggatttgaacctgcggacattcgtctcggcagtccgttccacacccaactaggctatcgccgctaagtTATCAGATTGTCCTTTTTTAAAAACCATATTGTACTTGTAGCACTATTGTTACATCGATTCACATAAAAGTTATTGTGGTCGAACATCTTATAGCAATACAGTATGATGAGACCCCGCACGATGCGACAAAATCAGACGTCATGCGaacgaaaaatttaaataagtcgGAAACTAAAATTATCTTATCTTCAAAACTACTCGCTTGATGGAAAAGGAACGGATGGAAAAGCTTTGacagttaattaaaatgtagaatACTTTGTAAAAATCTTATGGGGGttaatgaattttgaattaaaattggtTTGTTATTTAGACATAAGCctaaatatttacttgaaacGGAGCTACGAACAAGGGAATCGAATACTAATTGATAGGACGGAGTACCACAATGCTCTTACAGAAAAGCATTCAACGAATGCCAGCTATATAAAACAAACCTAGTAaagataatatagataatactaATTTGTACATGTGCattttgtctctcttttcttctttgcatcatattttttctgtttggtacaatcaagagtaaataaataaataaataaaattaatgtatttgaaaggaaatttaaaaatttcgtcCTTGATTAGAATAAAAATCCCCTATTTTCCTACTTATAAGGCCATCAAGGCTGCCCTTggattagaacgcctgtaattgtAAAAAGCGGAAATACTTCCGTAGACGGAGCAGGGCCCCATAGTTATTCAATTTGACTAGTAAACaaacagaatattataataaaattaaaaaggagcttttaaaaacttttgaatTCTCACATGTGCTTAGAAACATTTTTAACGACATCATTTAGATTTTAATCATAGTATAGAAGACATAAAGTGTAAGATTTTTCATATTACATGTCATTGGCTGTTTTAGCTGGCGAGAGTTCCTGATTTTTACAATTTGTAGGTACGATGCTTGAGATGTATAGGTTAAGAGGTTAGTGAtcttaaaaaccttttttttcttAGCCTGTTCAAGAAATGTATACACATATCTatccatttaaaatttatgtcattttattgattgatgtaattcTTTTACTTGTCATGTAGCGGTATAAATTACTGACGACtattattatgtgtaatttGCACGTCATCTATTGTATATAGTCTCATCATCAACGTTAGTCCCTTGATATCCTCTGATGAACAGGGGTTCCGCAGAGGATATTAAGGACTGATGTTTAATCCTTCCTTAAAGATTCCGCACTCTCTTCAAAAGAATGCACGCTCCTACACTGCGGGACATTTGCTGCGGccttaggcacacagttcatTGATTATGACTCTTGTTTTATATTCACTTTTTATTAGGGCACGCGAATATATCCTTTCCTTCTATCACCCTAATTCCCTCCCAACTCTCCATACTATGTTCTCAGTAGTGTCCCACAACTCCCACCATTGTACTATACTGTATGTGCCATGTATCATGTAGTGGACTTCGCTCCCTCTTTCCGATGCCCAAATTAGTGGCATATCATACTTCTTTAGCCTCATAAGGcacaaaaatatgatgtatagtCTATATAGGAATAATCTAAACAGAAATGGGATCTTGAAAGAAATTCGATTACATATTTTACCGCGCGAACAGAACCGGCATCAAACGCTGGTATCATAACTCACCATAAAACAACTTGAGAGGTCAAACACTCCTTGAGGGCACAACCCCTTGCTATCACATAACCGTGTGTTCTCAAACGTCTTGTTCGTCAAATGATACAAGAACGCATCGGGTCCCAATTCCATGCGCCTTCGTCCAACGTACTCCCATCCAAGGTTCTGCAAAGGCCTGTACGATAGATATTCACGGGCATCTCCGGAGTCATCTCTGCTGGAAATGCTGCACCTTCGTACGTGTCATTAAATTCGAGCTTTCTGGAAGAAGGTTTGCGGGGGTTAAGGCGATACATAAATTCCATTTAATATTCTTTAGCACTGGTGCAGTTACGTAGTTATTTGTCCTGGATGTTTCATCTGTTGACCCAGGAGCGAGCAGTGGTTCTTTAATAGTGATGACAGGGTCTCTACCACCATTGTGACGAAATACTCTGGGGTCTTTtttatgcgccgaagaaggccaccgcgggttatGGATGGTTTATCAGTGTGGGGTATACtaagggttagggactcggtccaaggTTCGCTTGAATGGGACTATACTCTGCATACCGCATTATCGGCTACTCATGAGATTTTGACTCTCATTATAGGtatcccaagatacaggcatagcctagtttggggacCCTGACAATAATTGAATTGCTTAAACTCAGATATGCCAATTATTGTTCATGTActtcgtaatgttattatttctgtgttctttttgttgcaataaagttaagttattattattattactctcGAGTGTTGAAATTTAGTCATAAAGCCGATGACACCAACTTAGCAGTTCCAATCACCTCACAATTCTGGTAGGGACATCGCGTTAGTCTCCGCGCTAAGAAGGACTTTTACCGGGTTAGGTGTGAAAATTGATTTGGGATTCATAAGTCAGTCAACAGTAGCTAAGTTTATCAAGTTAATCATAAAGATGTCTATTAAACTAACTACACGTCCACTAACTCGGTGGTATTGACTAGTTTCTTGCGTAACTTCTTCATCACTGATTTCACTTGGAACTTCTTCTTGTTGGTGATGTCCATCTCTATTTTGTAGTCTGCTGTGCTATCGTACAGCTGCAATTACAAATACTTTTACCTTAAGTGTGTTGGTTTCGAGCCCGTCTTTCGGTCACGCAaccttttttatacaatgattAATGACGAGTATTGCTTGCTCTCAGTACCGTAGGAATTAACTCTTTCTAAATTACAAAGCCTCTATTTCCACATCAATGAACAGGAAGCTCAGTTTCTGTGAATACTGAGCTTGCTACAATATCAATTTAGTTTTcgtacaatttttgtttatataacccatttaaatataacataacatacataacatcacgcattttatccccgaaggggtatgcagaaggc is a genomic window of Manduca sexta isolate Smith_Timp_Sample1 unplaced genomic scaffold, JHU_Msex_v1.0 HiC_scaffold_3167, whole genome shotgun sequence containing:
- the LOC115447915 gene encoding synaptic vesicle 2-related protein, with translation MGIDMFGFSVIVTGCACDFHLEHSQKSILMSMPFIGAIGMAYVWGYLSDTKGRRMCLLYGMWGGFISSILTAFSPNWIVLAVLKVFSTSLCSSAQSCTVTLLESCTAKVRDFYLLIMSSVLMLYLLSYVVPGYFILSIPFSINLGFIYFTPWRLLAIILSLPLGISALGLHFFYESPKFLVNIGKEGQALNHLQGIWARNGGIHEYPVQKVYLNEEQKVNRKGVSILQSLVDQTIPLFKPPLLLNSLQMFYLITIIYSINNSLVMWMPLIVDAFGSGVHAEGKQDSTSLCSIISSTEGGNSTILHSCTSSIELSTLLSGVAHGIIFSGVTVCVSKLASKKKYLLITFLLITMLSTLGAVFNENNVVSLVLFVGMLMTNLCMGILFTYYVDMFPTSYRGMAACLGVMVARLSGVAGVNFLGSMIVTHCAITFYAFGVYLLSGIIVSCFLP
- the LOC119192787 gene encoding LOW QUALITY PROTEIN: platelet glycoprotein 4-like (The sequence of the model RefSeq protein was modified relative to this genomic sequence to represent the inferred CDS: inserted 1 base in 1 codon) produces the protein LYDSTADYKIEMDITNKKKFQVKSVMKKLRKKLVNTTELVDVKLEFNDTYEGAAFPAEMTPEMPVNIYRTGLCRTLDXEYVGRRRMELGPDAFLYHLTNKTFENTRLCDSKGLCPQGVFDLSSCFMVSLPIALTKSHLLDVDPEFQKRVEGLNPDREKHDSYILIEPRIGLTVETSLSIQLNLLLGDLRYMSDLAKFSDMLLPQVSLKLTLPELPAATKNSLTLLYVTGPQILLGLEIASALLSLALLVYSLALLRRDWSRRRDPARNFDDRLKGKASAELPLIS